A window from Diachasmimorpha longicaudata isolate KC_UGA_2023 chromosome 5, iyDiaLong2, whole genome shotgun sequence encodes these proteins:
- the LOC135163124 gene encoding cyclin-dependent kinase 4, translating to MAERRRLPSSETPPGTPPLEKRSKLREEREPPGEELDLLAEETLDTTPGNDRRLEVEEAVPSTSGTLGLVQSSTERKAEGSLESSFIGEHAHYQELSQIGDGAYGTVYKARDVSSGQVVALKKVRVSLTEDGLPTSTLREIAGLKQLERFEHPNIVRLLDVCQGNYLQPPDRSDRNRRTDRPDKGLTLWLVFEHVDRDLAKFISACPPTGMPPSLAKQMSKEILLGVDFLHSHRIIHRDLKPQNILVTAEGRIKIADFGLAKTYDFEMRLTSVVVTLWYRAPEVLLGCAYATPVDLWSVGCILAELNTLKPLFPGSSEGDQLDRIFKIIGTPTQEAWPKNVSLSYTAFPQRIATPLRIVIPELCPSGIDLISKMLTFDPHIRLTASQALQHSYFTMESS from the exons atggccgagagacgccggctTCCAAGCTCGGAGACTCCCCCCGGAACCCCCCCACTGGAGAAGAGATCAAAGCTACGAGAAGAGCGAGAGCCTCCGGGAGAGGAACTAGATCTCCTAGCGGAAGAGACTCTCGACACCACTCCTGGAAACGACAGAAGGCTGGAAGTTGAAGAAGCTGTCCCGAGCACTTCGGGAACCCTCGGCCTCGTGCAATCCAGCACAGAGAGAAAGGCCGAAGGTTCCCTGGAGTCTTCATTCATCGGTGAACATGCACACTATCAAGAATTATCGCAAATCGGCGATGGTGCTTATGGAACTGTCTACAAGGCCAGGGACGTATCGAGCGGTCAGGTGGTTGCTCTGAAGAAGGTACGCGTATCTCTAACTGAGGATGGACTTCCCACATCCACATTGAGAGAAATCGCAGGATTGAAGCAGCTCGAGAGGTTCGAACATCCCAATATCGTGAGACTCCTCGATGTCTGCCAGGGAAATTACCTCCAGCCTCCTGACAGGAGTGACAGAAATAGACGTACAGACAGACCTGATAAAGGACTTACGTTGTGGCTTGTCTTCGAGCACGTGGACAGGGACCTCGCCAAGTTCATCTCTGCTTGTCCACCAACTGGCATGCCACCTTCTTTGGCTAAACAAATGTCCAAGGAGATCCTGCTCGGAGTTGATTTCTTACATAGTCATAGGATCATTCATAGAGATCTGAAACCACAGAATATTCTTGTCACGGCCGAGGGTAGAATTAAGATTGCAGATTTTGGATTGGCAAAGACTTACGATTTTGAGATGCGACTGACTTCCGTC GTCGTTACTTTGTGGTACAGAGCACCAGAGGTACTCTTGGGATGTGCCTATGCTACTCCTGTAGACCTGTGGTCAGTTGGGTGCATTTTGGCAGAGTTAAATACTCTGAAACCGTTATTTCCTGGGAGTAGTGAAGGAGATCAGCTTGATCGCATTTTCAA AATTATTGGAACACCAACCCAAGAAGCATGGCCGAAAAACGTCTCCCTGAGTTATACAGCATTTCCCCAAAGAATAGCAACACCACTTCGTATCGTCATTCCTGAGTTGTGTCCTTCTGGAATCGATCTCATATCTAAAATGCTCACCTTCGATCCCCATATCAGATTAACCGCCTCTCAGGCTCTTCAACATTCCTATTTCACCATGGAATCTTCATAA